Below is a genomic region from Thunnus thynnus chromosome 22, fThuThy2.1, whole genome shotgun sequence.
TCAAGatggtaaaataaatattaataaaaaaagtttacatATTATGAGAAGAACACATTATTTAAACTTAATTTTTATCAAGGCTAGCATTATGTATCTGAGTAATTTTACTATGTAtgttatacaatacaatatcaattattatgcagatgacaccaaactttatatttctattaaatCAAGGAGACTCATTAATGTTGATTTTCTTATACAATAGTAACTGGCTTCAGTTGATGATTCATAAATCCAGCTTGAATCTAATGAATTTAACAAACttaattaactttaatgaaaacataattttgataAATTTATAAGTAAATAAAGTATAATAACAGTTTGCaagtaaaaatctgttttacatTACAGCAATGCATTTATGCACCACAGACTTGCTGTGACATATGTACCACTGTTCAAATTCAAAAATGCTACAATAAATATCTaaccaaaaacaaatatatatgtatcatCAAAATGTTAAGAGCAGTacctctttcctttctctgttttgtgatAACAGAATATATTGCTTTGTTTGGATCAGTTACATTTTCCTCTCCAGAAACTGAGATATAAAAcggaaacaaacatttactgtcAAGAAGTATttcaacaaatcaaataaatcaaataaaaactataaacaaATTATAACACTTAAGTAGCAGATGGGCAGAAAAGTTGTGATAGAGAGGTTTTGAGAGTGAATTATAAACCCATATCCAtatctgtggttgtttttttttttttttggaaaaagactTTGTAGATCAGTCACAACCTTGTATTTCTGTCAAACCAGTAAACCGacctacatttttattttttatttttttttttttagttatttctATGATTGGCTGGTTGGAATTAAGGGTTGGATAAACTGAAATTGTGTTCAATTGTTCATAGGCCATTGAATGTCTCATTAAAGTAAGTTAATAGATCTATTACTCGGAGTGTCTTCATCAAACCTCAAGTCAAACTGATAATACTTGTAATACTAGTAATTGACTATAGTCAGTGtaaaagctgcagcagctttgTTCCTGTAAATGCATGCAAGTGTCTgaacagacagagcagaaagaATAAGGTTTAaatgttataatattataaaatgcTGCAAGAAAGATGAAGCTTTCAGATCAAAGCTAATGATgatcataattattatttagaACCATGTCAGACTAAACTTCAACTTTGTTCAACTTGGATGGTTGAATGAGGTTGAATAAATGCCCTTATTCATTTCATATTAGAGGTAACTTGTGGCATAACAGATTTGATGTGGTTTATGCTGTTTTCACTGTCTGTGAAttataaatgaattaatgttaaataaaaataacacaatgttaataaagtacctttctccttcctctttgcTATGACAACAGCATACGTCACGTCATGTGGATCAGCTACATTTGCCTCTTGACAAcctgaaacataaaaaatacactGTCACCCTTTATTTCAACAGAAAAACTAAGCAGGTGGGTATATAATATGCAATTAATTGTTAATAAACAGGTATAAACTGGTATAGACAAAGgcacattaataaaacatatatcTATAAAGTTCGTTGTTGTTTCTATCATTACTTTGCTGATGACAACCATCTTTCTATTTCTGTTAATTCCAACTTTATGCAGTCGagttaatattaataatttgcTAAAGCTGTTCCCTTGTCTGGCTCAAATAAAGGATTAGTCAAACTCTTTCTTCAGTTACAGTATACCCTGCCGTCATATTAAGATTTGAAAAGCCAAAGGCAGTAtacaactgaaaatgtatcTATTTGTTTAGTCATATGGTGAGAATCTCAAACTTTTACAACAGCCTAAACAATTTAAGACCTACTAACCACATAAAAAATATGTGTGAAAAGTATTGTTCATATGTGATATTTGCACTTTATTTGGTCAATGCAACAATAAAGAAAATTCTACCACAACCACAACTGCACATGTGACCATGCAGCGAGGTTAACTTTAAACCTAAGAAGCTAAACCCAAGCTTTATCCTCAACATAAAGTAAACataaatcaaatattatgaaatttgaataaaataatataaaaagaggtacctctcttcttcttgtgttttgtgACATTAGCATATGGAGCTATGTGCGGATCAGCTACAGTGACTTCCGAAtagactgaaataaataaaacaacaatatatttCAACAGAAGTACTACTTAGAAGTAGTAAGACAGACATATGTACATATAGACTTAAAAATACTAATCTTTCCATGTTAAGCAAGTTAATCTCTTTCTATATTATCTTGACACTAATTTATAAGGCAGCCTCTATTGGCAGTCTTCTTCTATAATAGCAGTTACTAAGCTTTATGTTTCTTAACTATATGAAACTCACCTAGGTCCGATCCTGGTGTTGGCATGTCAGAGGAAAAACATGCCACTAGAATACAATAGAAGTGAAAACAATGTTATCAAtggaaatatggaaaaaaatacagaatttgaGAATTACTAAGAAACATACATATGGCTAAGTTTTCATACAGGAAAGCTGGATACTTTCCTCACCCATTATTTTTACCTTGCTACATATAAGGAACACTACTTTCTGCATTGGCGCTGAATGTTTGCACCTGGcataaacataataaatgtaaatgtaattccAACAATACTGGGTTGTGTTACCATAGCGACTAAATGAAATACCCAAACTATCCTGGGTTCTCAGCTTCCAGGAGAAAAGTCATAATTTTCACATTCATATCCATGATTTAAAACTAGTACTAATaggttaaaaaatatttttatttagctttttcttTGCCTCTGTGTTTCCGAAAGTGAAGTAGTCCCGCCAACACcaacagcacagacacacacaaaatggtGAAGACAACTGGTAAGAGGATGGAGAGCTGAATGGAGCCAGGGTGGGGAGGATGAGACTCTTGACCCTCTTGATCCCCTTGATCCTCTTGATCCTCTTGAGGTGTTGTCTCTTGATTTGTTGTTAACACTGCACCTAGCAGTTAACACAAACACCATGAGAAAAGGTGGTTTAACAATATGAAAGTGCTATGATATTAAAATGAGTCCATGCATAAGTGTTTCAGTTTATCTAAAATTTCCTCTTCAAATATAAAAACTCATCAAGATTTGTGATGGAAGGCCAGATGTTCCCCTTTACCAACACTTTGGTCCTTAACATACTAAAACCTAATGactggatttccatgaaattagTAGTTGACATTAATGATAccccatgttttgttttgttttgttttgttttgtttttcaaggtttttttttggtgtccCTGTGACCTTTCTTTCTTCACCCCCATCAGCCAACATGTCACCTTCTATAGATGTaatctcataaaaaaaaatatgcagactGCAATGAGATTTGTTCAGCAGATTCATGCTCCCCAGGGGATGAAATACCCTTTAATGACCCCTTTGATTTTCCTCTGGTGCCACCCCAAGGAGAAATTTTGCATATTTATCCCCACTTGAGGTAAAGCTACAGAATAGAAAAATTGTCAGCATCCTGTTACTTCTGTCTGACTTTTATATTGTGAGCTTTAACGAACAGTACAACCTTTAGGAACCACAAGCAACTTAAAGTCTATAATTATTCTTACACCATGTGTTGAGCTCCATTTATAGATGACAAGAATATTAAATTCAATATACTATTAGTTGATTTGAGAGATTgagattgatttgattttcctGCCTGAAAAAGTACTTGATATTTCGATAAGTAAATATTCTAGTAACTGTTTTATAAAACTGTTGGGCCTCACCTCTGACAGCCAGCCAGCTCTCTGGTGATTCTCCAGCTCCAGagattttacatttgtaaagACCTTCATCAGACATGGAAATATTGTGAACATTCATCTTGCCTGTATAATCTGTTTTAATGAGGTGGCCATCTTTATAGAAATCAGCTGGGGAGTTGGAGGAAGTTGTCTTTTTTCTACAGCGCAGAGTGACAGCCTGTTGTTCAATCACAGGGAGAGCAGGAATCTCCAGGATCACATCACCATCttaaaagcaagaaaataacatatttacatgAATTCAAGTATAATCCCGCTGTCACATTTGATAGAAAATATGTTATAACTACTGGAGTCCGATAATAGACCCGAGCTTGCAGCCAATTTTACCTGGTGGTCAGGTGACCACTGTGTCTTTGCTGGGCAGAAAAAGTAACTATTGCCTTGAAACTGCTTTCATGTCCAAAAGATTTAACAACACAGGCACCAAAACAAGATGAGAAGcatttcataattcatgcataATTCCTGAATGTATAATAATCTTCCAGTCTTATTTGCACTGAACCACAAGGTGCAAGAAGTTCACATAAAAGTTTTCTGGAAGTGTCAGCTGCATTTTGCCATTTTGAAGAATATAACACATACTGCTTGAGCGAGTAGTTGCTTAACATACTAGTGACAGTGATGTTGAGAgtgttgcttctctctcctccttcatttTCACACCAGTACTCTCCACTGTGTGATGTATAGACAGGTTTAATGTTCAAGGATCCTGCTGCTGTCTCCCACTGAGAATTAAATGAAGATCTCTTTTGCATCACTCTCCATTCAGTTGGGCTGTGAAACCCTGAACAATTAAAGGAGATGGATTCATATTCAAAGAACTGCAGTTGGTTTGGATCAACATGAGGAAAAACTGCATctgtgacagagaaaaaaagaaatataaatgagAGATATCTTCCCAAATTCAATATCCATTTTAAGAAAACTTGTTGCACACTCAAATGTAGAGCAGTACCTTTGGAACTCAAGTTTTCCCTAACACTCTCTGTGTAAAAGTGAAGCCGTCAAATTCAGTATGCCTCATATTTGAAATATCAATTTGGGCATATTCATGCATGATGTACTTGGATTAAACATATATAGAAATGATTGGTTTGTATCTATGCAGTTGGTTCTGATCTTGAGCAGTGAGCAGCACTGCCTGTCAGATGTAAATGTCtttatgtaaaattaatttgtgCCACTGAAGAACCCAAACATGACACCAAAGGTTATCATGAAATTATCATAAAAGTGTTAATCATGAGCTAACTCTACATATAATCATGTTTAGTCTCCTTGATTGAGATCTGATACTTTATGACAGACAGTTTGCATCTTTACTACAAATTGTCCTTTACTTCCTTATCTTTGATTCACGTTGAAATCTACTGCCATTTTAGGAGAATGTTGTGCCATAATAAATCGTAATACAACAGTAAATGGTCATAAAACTAGTGAGTGAGTGGTATTTATTTTACCAAATCAATATCGATGTCTCACGTTTGAAATATCAACATGGGCATATTCATGTTTAATGTACTTTGATTAAACATATATAGAAATGATCTGTTTATATCTATGCAGTTACTTACAAACCTCAGCTTACCAGCTTGCTGAGAAGTGTTCTGTATTTGAGCAgttagcagcagcagtgcaTTCACCACTGGAGAGACAAAGAGCTATGTATCAGacataaatgtctttattttgtgtACAATTAATGTGTGCCACCAAAGAACCCATATGTGACACCAAGGGTGTCATGAAATTATCATAAAACTGTTATCATGAGCTGCGCCCActtaaaatcatatttagttTCCTTAATTGAGATGTGACACTTTATGACAGAAAATgttgtatttgcatatttactACAAACTGTCCTTTACTGTCTTATCTTTGTTCAGTTCTATTGCCATTTTAGCAGAATTTAGTGACTAAATCAAACTGAACATCTGAAAGTGAATGGGGGGACAAAAGAAGGAGTTTGTGTAAATCCACTTGAATGAAGCATTGCAGCAAACAACACATGACGCTGTGATGCTCTACCAAACACTATATTCATGTCAAACTGATAATACACATTGATTTGACTGATAACATTGATTAAGTTCCTTTTAAATTTCAGGTGCACTttataaatgataatacaaAATGTAGTACTCACAGAGTCTAATGCAGAGCGCTGTGACCTCCATGGTGTCTGGCTGCTGACTGTCTGAGCATCCGACTGAATAGAAGCAAGATATAATGTAGATTAAGGTGCAGTACTTCCTCTTCCTGTGCAGTTTGTATCTAGCGTAGAGACCACAGCAGTTTATAGCATTATAGCAGTTGTTCAGACAGAAGTGTGCTGGaggataaaaatatttttacttgatGAGTCAGTGGGCAGAGCCACTGTGTTTTAGCAACTAGTAAACCTGAGTGACCGGAAATCTAGTAAAAcattatctatttttatttaacctaattatatattttaaagtttctccaccaattttacacattaagTCTAGTTTACCCAACACAGTGATTGTTATTCAGCCTGTAAAAGCTGTTGTGTAATGTCATCTGTGGCTCTGGAAGAGTCAGAGAAAATAACCCTttatgtcatagtgatgtcatcagttcaTGGTTGCCTTGGTCTCAGCTTGCAGTCTACAAATGTTTATTAGAAAGCTTTGTGTTACAAACATAGAGTTTGAGACATGAGCATATAAACAGGGAAGATGTCACAAATGACattattgagttgcattatgggaaatgtaggatccagtgttgtCAGGACTTAAGATTAAATATCAGGATATCTGggcctctgctgcttcgatTTTGACAGTTACTTTTTAAAAGGCCACAGAGTTGGAAGAACAATATCATCTAAAACATAATTTCTCCTCTTTGTAACTGAGGGGCCCAAACCAGGGACAAAAGTAGAAAAGTATGTAAACAGAGGTGTCCAAATAATTGCGGCTATGTTCACCCTGTTCTGTCTCTCACAAGCAGGGTTACATTGGAGAGAGTAGTCCTCTTCTGCCCTCTGCTGTAAAGCAGCCAGCTGTAACATTTCAAtgatttccttcctctttgttGCCAAGACTGCAAAGAGAAAACCTGTCACTGCCCGCAACAATAGTCTTATTTCCCTTATAAAACAGGAGAGATGAACTTACAGTTCAGGTGTGGGCTAAAATTTCATATGATTGTTAATTAATTACCATTACAGCTGGTGACAAAGTCTGGTGTATTTCAAGGTTGAGAAACATGTCAGGAAACAGACCTGGAGACTATCTTGAGGCTATAAGAATAAACATTACCAGTGAAAGTCTGCAAATCCAGACATAGCATTTGGTTATCTTTGCACCATTTTTCCCAAATGTGTATTTACAGGACTATGCAACAGTTAATCATGAAGAATTGTCTTTAGTCTGGGTTTAAATGGAGAGTTTTAACACATGATACACTGTATTTTCCATGATGGGTTGAGGACAGaagacattttcattattgacaaGACTAAACATGCACTCTAATGA
It encodes:
- the LOC137174916 gene encoding uncharacterized protein isoform X4, encoding MQKRSSFNSQWETAAGSLNIKPVYTSHSGEYWCENEGGERSNTLNITVTNGDVILEIPALPVIEQQAVTLRCRKKTTSSNSPADFYKDGHLIKTDYTGKMNVHNISMSDEGLYKCKISGAGESPESWLAVRGAVLTTNQETTPQEDQEDQGDQEGQESHPPHPGSIQLSILLPVVFTILCVSVLLVLAGLLHFRKHRVACFSSDMPTPGSDLVYSEVTVADPHIAPYANVTKHKKKRGCQEANVADPHDVTYAVVIAKRKEKVSGEENVTDPNKAIYSVITKQRKERDH
- the LOC137174916 gene encoding low affinity immunoglobulin gamma Fc region receptor III-B-like isoform X3; the encoded protein is MEVTALCIRLLVNALLLLTAQIQNTSQQADAVFPHVDPNQLQFFEYESISFNCSGFHSPTEWRVMQKRSSFNSQWETAAGSLNIKPVYTSHSGEYWCENEGGERSNTLNITVTNGDVILEIPALPVIEQQAVTLRCRKKTTSSNSPADFYKDGHLIKTDYTGKMNVHNISMSDEGLYKCKISGAGESPESWLAVRGAVLTTNQETTPQEDQEDQGDQEGQESHPPHPGSIQLSILLPVVFTILCVSVLLVLAGLLHFRKHRVACFSSDMPTPGSDLVYSEVTVADPHIAPYANVTKHKKKRGCQEANVADPHDVTYAVVIAKRKEKDH
- the LOC137174916 gene encoding Fc receptor-like protein 5 isoform X2, whose amino-acid sequence is MEVTALCIRLYAVFPHVDPNQLQFFEYESISFNCSGFHSPTEWRVMQKRSSFNSQWETAAGSLNIKPVYTSHSGEYWCENEGGERSNTLNITVTNGDVILEIPALPVIEQQAVTLRCRKKTTSSNSPADFYKDGHLIKTDYTGKMNVHNISMSDEGLYKCKISGAGESPESWLAVRGAVLTTNQETTPQEDQEDQGDQEGQESHPPHPGSIQLSILLPVVFTILCVSVLLVLAGLLHFRKHRVACFSSDMPTPGSDLVYSEVTVADPHIAPYANVTKHKKKRGCQEANVADPHDVTYAVVIAKRKEKVSGEENVTDPNKAIYSVITKQRKERDH
- the LOC137174916 gene encoding Fc receptor-like protein 5 isoform X1: MEVTALCIRLLVNALLLLTAQIQNTSQQADAVFPHVDPNQLQFFEYESISFNCSGFHSPTEWRVMQKRSSFNSQWETAAGSLNIKPVYTSHSGEYWCENEGGERSNTLNITVTNGDVILEIPALPVIEQQAVTLRCRKKTTSSNSPADFYKDGHLIKTDYTGKMNVHNISMSDEGLYKCKISGAGESPESWLAVRGAVLTTNQETTPQEDQEDQGDQEGQESHPPHPGSIQLSILLPVVFTILCVSVLLVLAGLLHFRKHRVACFSSDMPTPGSDLVYSEVTVADPHIAPYANVTKHKKKRGCQEANVADPHDVTYAVVIAKRKEKVSGEENVTDPNKAIYSVITKQRKERDH